GGATCGCCGGGTCGGCGAGCTTCTCGACGAGCTGAAAGCCAATGGCCTCGCGGAAGACACGATCGTCTTCTATTATTCCGATCACGGCGGCGCGATGGCCCGCGGAAAGCGTTACCTTCAAGACACCGGCACCCGGGTCCCGCTTATCGTGCATTTCCCGGCGAAATGGCAGCACCTCTCCCCCTTTAAACCGGGCTCGGAGGTGCCAGAGCTGGTGAGCTTCGTCGATTTCGCACCCACCCTGCTCTCGCTCTGCGGAATCGAAACCCCGGTCCAGATGCAAGGCCGCGCCTTCCTCGGTGCTCATCGTGCCCCGGCAAAGCCCGAAGTCTTCCTCTTCGGAGACCGCTTCGACGGCACTCCGGGAATGCGCCGGGCGATCACCGACGGTCGCTATAAATACATCCGCTGCTTCACCCCCGATCTGCCGGGTGCCCCGTACAGCAGCTACGCCCTCGGCCAGCCTTCATGGAAAGCCTGGCAAAAGGCTTGGCAGGACGGAAAGCTGGAGGGCGATTTCAAGAAGATCTGGGAACCGGGCCAACCCGTGGAACAGCTCTTCGACACTCAATCGGACCCTTGGGAGATCAAGAATCTCGCCGACCAACCGGAGCATGGAGAGCGCCTCGCGACCCTGCGCGGTCGCCTGAAAGCACTCATGATCGAAACCCGCGATACCAGTGTGATCCCCGAAACCCTCTGGCCGGAGCTCATAAAAGACGGTACTATCTTCGATTTCGTCCGAGCCCCCGGCTTCGACCACCGCAAGCTCGTGGAGCTCGCCTTCGAGGCCACCACCCCGGCTCAGAACCTCTCTCCCGGCATGACTGCGGCCTTGGAATCCGGATCACCCGCCGAGCGGCATTGGGCGGAAACCGCAAAACACCTCCAAAAAGCCGATCCCTAACGGATTCGGGGCGCACGAGCCCTACGCGGGCTGTCCAAGAAAGGATTTGGTAGCAGAGGGCGGATTTGAACCGCCGACCAAAGGCTTATGAGTCCTCTGCTCTACCCCTGAGCTACTCTGCCGTTACCAAATTCACCGCCCTTGCGGGCGGGGCGAAGGCAGTAGCGTCGCCGGACGATTCTGTCCATTGAAAAATCGTTCCCTTGCAGCGCGGATTTCCCGTGGCACCCTCCTGCTTCATGAATCCTCTGCGCGCTCTTTCCGCCGTTGCCGGTCTTCTCGCCCTCCCTTTCGCGGCCATGGCCGCGGAGCCAATCGACACCGGAGCCTCTATTCCCGTGATCACCGCAAAGGATCAGGACGGTAGCGACGTCAAACTCGCCGAAGCCGGGAAAGACGGCTTCACCCTCGTTTATTTCTATCCGAAGGCCGATACCCCGGGCTGCACCAAGCAGGCCTGCTCGCTCCGCGACTCCTACGAAAAGCTCACCGAACAAAAGGTGAAGGTCTACGGGGTCAGCATGGACACCGTGGAAGCCCAAAAAGCCTTCAAGGAGAAGTACAAGCTCCCCTTCACCCTCCTCTCCGACAAGGAAGGCAAGGTCGCCGATGCCTTCGGAGTGCCTCACGTGGGCGGTGTGGCCAAGCGCCAAGCCTTCCTCTTCAAAGAGGGCAAGCTCGTCTGGCGTGACCTCACGGCCTCCACCGACGAACAAGCGGCGGACGTGCTGAAGGAACTGGAGAAGTAAGGAATTTCCCCGACTTCCGGCCATTGCACCCGCAATAGCGCCTGAAATTCAGCATTCGACATTTCCCGCCCCTCCCCCATGGTGCCGGGGCTTTCACGTCCCATGCTGTTTCGTAGCCTTTGCCGCCACGCCGAGATCGGCGCGAATTCTTACCTTCTGGATACCGGCAACGCTCGCGTAGTCCTCGATGCCGGTCTTCACCCGAAGCATGACGGCCTGGAAGGCATCCCGCGGTACGATCTGCTGGAGGAAGGCTCGGTTGATTCCGTGGTCGTGACCCACGCCCACCTCGACCACATCGGCTCCCTCCCCGTCCTGCTGCGCCGTCAACCGCAGGCAAAAGCCTTCTTTTCCCCGGCCGCGGCCGAGCTTGCCACCGCGATGCTTCACAATTCCGTGAACGTCATGCAGGCCAAGCGCACGGAGCTCGGCATCACCGAGTATCCCCTTTTCACCCACCGGGACATCGATGAAATCGAGCGCTCCTTCGAGACCCGGAATCTCGAGCGCCCCTTCGATCTCGATCCGGAAGGCCATATCCGCGCCACTTTCCACGATGCCGGCCATGTCCTCGGCTCCACCGGCATCACCATGCAGTGCAATGGTCACCGGGTGATGTACACCGGAGACGTGAATTTCGAGGACTCTACCCTGATCAAGGGCGCGATTTTCCCGGAAGAGCACGTCGATGCCCTGATTATCGAGACCACCCGCGGCGATAGCGCGCGCCGCCCGGACTACACCCGTGAGGATGAGGAAGCCCGCCTCGCCGAGGCTATCGCCCGCACCTTGGACCGCCGGGGCTCCGTCCTGATTCCGGTTTTCGCCATGGGGAAGACCCAGGAGATCCTCACGATGCTCCACCGCTTCAAAAAGCGTGGTCTGATCTCCCGGAAAACCCCCATCTACATCGGCGGCCTGAGCACGAAGATGACCGTCATCTACGATAAGTTCGCAAAGGGCCGCACCCGCCGCAGCGACGAAAGCTTCCGCATCTTGGAGGACATGGAGTTGGAGGCCGGAACCCGTAAGCGAAAGGGTCCCATGCCCCTCCAGCCCGGCGCCATCTACTGCCTCTCCAGCGGCATGATGAGCGAGAATACCGTCTCGAACGAATTCGCCCGCGCCGGTTTCCTCGAAAACGCCAAGAACTCCCTCTTCTTCGTCGGCTACGCCGACCCCGATTCTCCAGCCGGCCAGATCCGTGCCGGTGCTCAGGGCGAAAAGATCCTGCTCGATCCCAAGCATCCCGCCGTGCCCCGTCGTTGTGAGATGGAGGTCTTCGACTTCAGCGGCCATGCCACCCGCGAGACGCTCCTCGAATACATCATGAAGGTCCGCCCAAAGAAGGCCTTCCTGGTGCACGGCGACCCGAAGGCCAGCGCATGGTTCGCAGCACAGCTCAGGGAGAAGCTGCCGTCGACCGAAGCCATTATCCCGGAGCCCGGTAAGGACTACGAGATAGGCTGAAGAGAGGGAGCCGGGAATTCAGCTTTTCCGGATCCAGCGCCGCAGTTGGGACGGACGCTCCTTGTCCTTGGAGGGACATGAAGTGGCGCTCTCGGAACGGTCGGCAGATCCGTGGGCAGATGGCTCCTGCGGTTTCGCACGACCACCGGGCCTGGGCCCGTCGAGGTCGCCGAACCACGCAAGGCAGATGCGACGTTTCATTTTTTTGGGGGGGAGGGAGGTTGAGGGAAGCAGATTAGATAGTTCCCCCACCCGAATCAAGTACGCGATGCCGTATGGGAGTTGCTCCCATCGACCGAGCCACCGGCTGCCTCTCCCTACTCTCCAATCAGATCCGCGAGCCTCAGCTTGGCGATCTGGTGGATCTGCCGCAGGGCCTCGGAAATCTCGGCGTTGACCTGATTTCCCAAGCGCTGCTCGAAGGCACTCAAGATCCCGGACCGGTCGGCCATCCGGACGCAGATCACGAAAGGAAAACCAAACCGCTCGCGATACCGGTCATTAAGATTGCTGAAGCGTTCATACTCCTCATCCGAAAGCCGGTCCAGACCAAGTCCGGCCTGCTCACGGGTGGAGGATTCGCTCAGCTGCCCGGCGCGCGCCAGTTTCCCGGCGAGGTCGGGATGCGCCCGGATCAGCGCCAGTTTCTCCTCGTCGGTCCCGGTTTCGACCGCCATCCGCATCGCGGAGGCGATCGCGGCGCGGTCTTGGAACGGCCTTTGCTCAGCCACTTTCCAAGCAACCCATTCCGAATGCTCGTAGATCGCTCCGAGGCTGGCCACGAAGCCATCTTTCTCCATCGCATTCAGATCCGCTGTCGATAGCCTATCCATCAATCGTCTAATTCCCAATAACTGCTGCCCGTGGCAACGCTCGAATCCAACCGGTACGGAAAGTTCCGCGTCAGGGTGATGAAAGTCATCCGGCACGACGAAACCCACCACGATGTTTGCGAGATCGAGGCGGACGTGCTCCTGCAGGGGGAACTGGATGGCTCCTACCTCAGCGAGGACAACCGCTCGATCATCCCCACGGATACGGTAAAAAATACGGTACACTTTCTCGCCCACGATCAGCTCGGCACCTGCCGCACCAGCTTCGCCCAGGTGATCGGGAAGCACTTCTTGGAAACATATCCCCACCTCGCCGGCGCGGAGATCGAGCTGCGCGAGCGGAAATGGGACCGCCTGAGCATCGATGGCACGCCGCATCCCCACGCCTTCGCCCACTCTGCCAACGGTGAGTTCTTCTCGCGTGGCAGCTTCTCCCGTGGCCAGGCACCGGTCCTATCGTCCGGCATCCGGGGGCATCTGATAATGAAGACCACCCAATCCGGCTTCGAAGGCTACAATATCTGCGAGTTCACCACCCTGCCGCCAACCAGTGACCGCGTCTTCGCCACCCGCTTGGGCGCGGAGTGGTCCTTTGATTCCACCGCCACCGATTACTGCAGCGCGGATGCCGCCATCCTCACCGCCGCCCACGAGGTCTTCGCCAACACCTACAGCCCCTCGGTCCAACGCACCCTCTTCGAGATTGGCGAACTCGCCCTTGCACGTGTGCCCCACATTTCCCGCATCGAACTGAAAATGCCGAACGTCCACTTCCTAAGCCTCGACCTCACCAAGCTCAGCCGCCCGAACCAGAACGCAGTGCTCCTACCCACCGATGAACCCCACGGCGAAATCGAAGCCGTGATCACGCGCTAGTCACGCGCCAGCGCCCGGGAGCGCGGAGCCTCCGGCTCGCAGAATGGTCCCTCCCGACACGCCGTCCATCGACCCTCAAATCACCCCTTGGTCACGAATCCCCCGCTCATCATCCTTCAGCACGCTTCGACTGATGATCGGTGACCGCACCTTTCCCCGATGAATCCCTGGCAAGAGATCACCCGCTGCATGGAAATCGGCACCGAACTCGTCGTCGTCACCGTCGCTGCCGCACGTGGCAGCGTTCCCGGCGAGACAGGCGCCAAGATGCTCGTGAGCCGCGAGGGACTTCTCTCCGGCACGGTAGGCGGTGGCCGCATCGAAGCCCGCGCTTTGGAAGAAGCGGGGCAACTACTAGATTCATCGGAGGCCACCAGGCTCCACTGCTGGAATCTCCAGCAAGACATCGGCATGACCTGCGGCGGCGAGATGACCCTGCTCTTCGAACGCATCGCCGCCAAGCCACCCTGGCACATCGCCATCTTCGGCGCCGGTCATATCGTCCAAGCCCTTGTTCCGGTGCTCGCATCCCTTTCCTGCCAGATCGATGTCGTCGATACACGGCGGGACTGGCTCCAACGCCTTCCTTCCTCCGCCAATATCACAACACATCACCTCGCCACTTTCGAGGCCGGCGCCTCCCTGCTCAACGAATGCTCCTTCGTGCTCTCCATCACAAAGGGCCACGGCAGCGACGTTCCCGTTCTAAGGGAAGTCCTCACCCTCTTCCCAGGCATTCCCTTCCTTGGCGTCATCGGCAGCGCCTCGAAGCGCGCGGCTCTCCTGCGGGATCTTCGCGAAGCGGGCATCAACGAGTCGCTACTGGAAAAAATCACCTGTCCCCTCGGCCTTCCCATCGGCGATAACGACCCCCATGAGATCGCCATCAGTGTCGCGGCGCAGCTTCTCGAAAGGCGGGACAGGCGCTGAATCGCTTTTTGATTGAGCGGTTGTTGTACACCGCCTCGCAACCCCGCTATCTCACACCCTTCCTGAACTTCCGCTGCCCTCGATTCGTTGCTTGGAGTCTCTGTGCAGCCTCAAGGTCCTCTTTTAGTTCTTTTGGAAGGGCGTGTTGCAGATTCTTGAGCTCCACTTGAAAATGCGTCGCCGCCTTGGCAAACCAAGAGCCGCCTTTAAGATGACCTTCAAGCTTCGTATTCGCATAACAGAAAACCGCTCTCCGCTCGGGATCTTCTGCTTTCAACATTGCTAGCTTCAGAATATCGCGCGCCACTTTCTTCTTCTGACCATCGAGAAGAGACCCTTGTCGGCAGAAAACCTCGACTATGGTTAAACCATCATCCGACAAGCCGTCGACACTCACGTGCGATCCATCTGACAGAATGATTTTCCCAGGTTTCAAGTCGCCATACTCTTCCCTTAGAAGCAGGCGAATCGGCTCTTCCGCTGCTAGTTGAATCCCGCTAATGGCGGTGTGATCTTTTCTCATCGCTTCCAAAGACATGATTGGGACCTTACCTCGGTCAAGACGACATCTGGAATATGAATGGACCACCGTTATCGCGCATTGTGTCTGTTTCCCCTGTCATCTCGGCATCCTCCGGCACGGCATGTCGAATCTCGACCATCTGATGCTCTCGCCTCAGAACTAACACTCCGGGCTACCACGACCATCCAAATTCCCCTAGCCATCGCTTGCAGAAAGAAACCCCGAAAATCATGAAGGCGATCATCCGGCAGGCCACGCCACAAGACGCGGAGGAGATCCAGGCGATCTACGAACCGGTCGTGCAGGATAGCGTCATCTCCTTCGAAATCGATCCGCCTTCGGCGCAAGAGATCCGGAAGCGCATGGCCGCCATTCAGCAACGATTCCCTTGGCTGGTCTGCGAGATCGACGGGAAAGTTGCTGGCTACGTCTATGCCTCTCCCCACCATGAACGCGCCGCCTACCGGTGGTCCTCGAATGTCTCCGTCTATATTCACCAAGACTATCACCGCCGCGGCATCGGCCGCGCACTCTACACCTCGCTGTTCGCTTTGCTAAAGCTTCAAGGTTTCTACAATCTCTATGCGGGCGTCACCCTACCGAACGAAGGCAGCGTCGGCCTCCACGAATCGATGGGCTTCGAGCCCGTCGGCACCTACCGGAACGTCGGCCACAAGTTCGGAGCCTGGCATGATGTGGGGTGGTGGGCCCTCACGCTTCGACCACACGATGCCCAGCCCGCTGCTCCTTTCCCGGCACCGTCGCTCCAAGGCAGCATGGAATGGCAAGCCGCCATCGACGAAGGAAGGGCACACCTCGCCCCCGCGGGGCTATAGTCCACTCGCGGACCTGACGCTATCCTCCTGCCTCAATCGATCGAAGTAGCGTCGATAGCAGCGGATGTAATTTGTATCGATCTGGCAGCAGGTAATCCGATCCATCACTACCCAAGGCAACGGCTCCTCAACGACGCCGGTACTTGTGAAATGGCGGATCTCTACGGCATCGGCATCCATGCCGGCGACCGAACCGATCCAGAAACCCGGATCGTCTTCCGATTCTTCCGCAAGAATAATGATCTCGTCGTCCTCGCGCGTCTGCAGGAAGGATTCAAAGGAGGCGATCGGAACCCTGAAACCAAATTCAATCTGATCAAAGACACCCTCGACTTCGAGCAGCTCTTTCTGAAAGCGATCCGCGGGATCACACCTGACCTCGGAAAGATCGCAGCGCCTCAAGATCTTGTACCCGTCCAGACGAAAGTCGTAGACGTATTGGATGAGGACAAGGCTTTCAGAACAATCGAGCACGACCCCTTGCATCCCGTTTCTATCGACGCTTTCCCTTCGGATGCTTACGAGGTCGCGATTCTTGATATGGGCTCGCAAGAGCCTTGTGGAGATAGCCATGGATGGGATTTTGAAAGTTAACGCTGAAACTACCCCTTCGTCGACACCGACTCTTTCTCCACCGCTCATGCAACCTCTTCCACGGAGAGATCGACCTCCTTCTCCACCTCCCCTAGGTCGGACTTTCTGATGCTGAGACAAATTTCCACGAACCGCGCCTTGGACACCTACCTCTCCCGAAGATCCGCAATTGAGCGTAGGGACAACTTCACTGCCTCCCCAGTGCAAGGGGACCCCAGATCAAAATCCCCTTTCCGTCCGAAGGCCGACACCGCATCACGCATCGCCTCCCGCACCGAGATCGCCAGCATCAACGGCGGCTCTCCCACCGCCTTGCTGCCATGAATCGTGCGCTCTTGGCTCGCATTCTTGAGCAGCGAGACACGGAAATCCTCCGGCACATCGCTGACCGTGGGAATGGCATAAGAGCTCGCGCTATGGGAAAGCAGCACGCCCTTCTCATTCCACTTCAGTTCTTCTCGCGTAAGCCAGCCCATCCCTTGCACGAAGCCACCCTCGATCTGTCCGCGATCCACCGCGGCATTCAGGGAGTCACCCACATCATGCAGGATATCCACCCGCTTGACCTTGTTCATGCCGGTGAAGCCATCGATCTCCACCTCGCTCACCGCCGCACCACAGGCATAATAGTGGAAAGGCTTCCCCTTCCCTACCTTCCAATCCCACTTCAAATCGGGCGTGGCATAGAAGCCGGCCGCCGAAAGCTGGACACGCCTTTGATACGCAAGCATCGCCAAGTCCGCGAAGCCGATGGAACCGCCAGAACCCTGCGCTGATCCCTCGGAGAAGCGGATCTCTTCCGGCCCACAACCGATCTTCTCCGCGGCAAGCGGTGCCAAGCGTTCGCGGATCTGCCGGCAAGCATCCGCCACCGCCATCCCATTGAGATCGGATCCCGAACTCGCCGCCGTGGCAGAGGTGTTCGGAACCTTGTCGGTCCGCGTGTGCATCAGACGGATACTCGCCGCAGGGAGACCGAGCTCGCGCATCGCGATGCCCAGGATCTTCGTATGCAGGCCCTGCCCCATCTCGGTGCCGCCATGGTTCACCTGCACCGAGCCATCTGCATAGACCAGAACGAGAGCACCCGCCTGGTTGTAGTGAGTCAGCGTAAAGCTGATGCCAAACTTCACCGGCGTGATCGCAAGGCCTCGCTTGCGATGCGGGTGAGCTTCATTCCAGGCATCTACCTCCCTCCTTCGCACGGCAAACTCTGAAGTCTCCAGTAGCTCATCCCAGATCCGGCAGATCCGATTGTCACCGATCTCCGCCCCGTAGTGGGTCGTATTCGCCTCGCCCCTACCATGATAGAGATTCTTCCGTCGCACTTCCTCAGGAGGCATTCCCAGCCTCAAGGCAATGCGTCCCACGATCTCCTCGATGACCAGCATGCCTTGCGGCCCGCCAAACCCTCGGAAGGCGGTATTCGAAGCGATATTCGTCTTCGCGACCCGGCCCTCGAAATGAACGTTGGGGATGTAGTAGGCGTTATCGAGATGGAACAAGGCCCGATCCGTCACTGGCAGTGAGAGATCGAGTGACCATCCGCCATCGGAGAAGAGTCTTACCTCCGCGGCCTGAAGCATGCCGTCCTCACCATAGCCCACCCGGTACTTCGCCAGGAAAGGATGACGTTTGCCCGTTGAGACCATGTCTTCGTCCCGATCCAGCTGCCAGCGGACCGTCCTGCCCGTCTTCAGCGCCGCTACGGCACACAGCGCGGCAATCGCATTCCCCTGGGTCTCCTTTCCTCCGAATCCCCCGCCCATCCGTGGAGACTCGACCACCACCTGATGACGATGCATGCCCAGTGCCTCCGCAATAATCGTCTGGATCTCGGAAGGATGCTGCGTGGAACTGGAAACATACATGCCTCCTTCCCCGTCCGCCTCCGCCCAGGCAGCATGTGTCTCTAGATAAAAGTGCTCCTGCCCGCCAAAGGAAAACTCGCCTTCCAGAACCTGTGGCGACCTCGCCAAGGACTCTCCCACGTCGCCGCGCGACAGCACATGCGGGTCCGTGTGAAAGGAGTCCGCTTCAATGGCCGCCTTTACCCCGAGGATCGGCGGAAGCTCTTCAATCTCGATCTCCACCTTTGCCGCCGCGATCCGGCAAGCCTCCAGGGACTTGCCAACCACCAAAGCCAGCGCCTGGCCGTGAAAGAGGATCTCATGCTCCGCCAGCAGCGGCTCATCATGCCGCGAGGGACCGCTGTTGTTCGCTCCGGGAATATCCCCGGCCAGCAGGACCGCCACGACACCCGGCGATTTCCTCACTGCGGAAACATCCAGCTTCCGCAAGCTCCCGCGCGCCACCGTCGAACGGATGGCCCACACCTCCAGCATCGGTCGGCCCAGCGCGGTGTCATGCACATAGCGCGCTGAACCAGTCACATGTCCACGCGCGCTCTCATGCACCATCCCGCCGCCACCATCAAAATGTGCAGCCGGCACTCGAGTCTCCGTTACTTCATCCGCAACGAATTTCTCAAACAACCCGCGTATCACCGCGCACCGGTAGTCCGCACTTCCTCGCACATCGCTCAGTGGCGTGAACGACCTCTCCAAAAAATCCAGCACCGCCTCGTCTATCAGCAGCGGCCTGCCGATCAGCGCCTCCTCCACTGCCATCGCCCGCATCGGCCTCTCCGCCACGCCACCAAAGGCCAGCCGGGCCTCCTTGACGATCCCAGTCTCGTCCTGCACCACGCGGAATCCCGCCGCGACGATCGAGATATCCATCTCACAACGCTTCGAGACCTTGTAGAAGGCAACCCTACCTTTGGGACTCCTCGGAATCCGGATCGCACGGATCAATTCCTCCGCCCTCAGCACGGTCTTCCTGTAGCCCGTGAAAAACTCCGCGATCGGCACCTCGCGCTCGCCATCCGCGGAAACGAGCACCATCACCGCATCCAGCGCTAGCAGGATCGGCGCGCTATCCCCGATCGGCGATGCCGTGGCCAAGTTCCCGCCCAGCGTCGCACGATGCCGGATCTGCCGGGAGCCAAACCAACGAAACATTTCATCCAGCGCTGGATACTCTCCGCCGAGGGCATCCTGGATATCCGTCAGCCGCGCCGCGCCGCCGATCTCCCAAGCATCTTCATACCGCCGGATCACCGCCAACTCCCGCACTCCATCCAGCGCGATCATCACGGTGGGTCGAGCATGACGCTTGTTTACCAGCACCGCGACCTCCGTAGCACCCGCCACAAAAACCGCATCCGGATGCTGCTTCTTGAAAGCGAGTGCATCGGCAATCCGCGCCGGCCTCAGAAAAACTCCACCGTCCACATGGCTGCTCGCCGCAGGCGCAGGAATCTCACCCGCCTTCATCCAGTCATCCCACTCATCGCGCGTCTCGTGTTTCTCGAGCGAACGCTTCATCGCCTCATGAATCGGACGATACCCTGTGCATCGGCACAGGTTCCCGCAAAGCCGGTCAGCGATCGCCGCATCACCCGGAGCCTCCGGTGCGTGCCACGCTTCCGTCATCGAGGCAATAAAGCCCGGCGTGCAATAACCACACTGCGACCCATGGCATGAAATCATCGCCTCCTGTACCGGATGCAAGTTCTCACCCTTTGCGATTCCCTCCACCGTCCGGATCTCGCGGCCCGCAAACACATGCACGAAAGCCAGGCACGAGTTCACCGCACGCAGCTTCCCATCCGGCTCCACCAGCAACACCGAGCAGGCCCCGCAGTCCCCCTCATTGCAACCGCACTTCGTTCCCGTGCGACCGCTTCGTCTCAGAAAATCCAGCACCGTCTCGTGCAGCGGCACCGCGCTCACATCGAGTGCCTCGCCATTCACGCGCAGGATCGCAGGACTCGTCATTGCAGGCTCAATTCCTTCAAGCACTCCTTCAAAACCTCCACCCCCTTCGCAATCGCCTCCGGCGAGCTATATTCGTCCGGCCGATGGCTATAGCCCTTGAAGCACGGGATGAAGATCATCGCCGTCGGACAAACCCGCGCCATGAAAAGCGAATCATGATAAGCCCGGCTCACCATCCGGCTCGTGGAAAACCCGGCAGCCACTGCTTTCGCCTCCACCATTTTCACCAATCCCGGATCACAAAGCGCAGGCGGATCCTGATTGAGCACTTGCCACTCAATCTTCACGCCGCGACGCCTGCACAGCGCATGCGTTCCGTCACCGATCCGCGCCAGCGCACGATCCCGCGCCTCGCGATCGGTATCGCGGAAGTCCACCTCCAGCTTCACATCGCAGGGGATGCTATTGATCGCGCCGGGCCTCACTTCCACCACACCTACGGTACCTACCGTATCAGAACTGCCACTCTCCAGCGCCGCCTTCTCCACCAGCAGCGCGATCTCCGCCGCCGCCATGAAAGCATCCTGACGCTCCCGCATCAGCACCGCACCCGCATGACCGCCCGCACCCTTCAGCAGGAGCCGGAAAGCCGATGGTGCCGCAATCTTCTCCACGATCCCGATATCGATCTGCTTCTCCTCAAGCATCGGGCCCTGCTCAATGTGCAGCTCCACGAACGCCCGATACGCGCCCGTCGAAAGCTTCACCGCACCCAAATTCCCGCGACATCCCGCAGCCTCCCGCAGCTCATCCAGCGAACGCCCCTCCGCATCGCGCAAGGCACCCGCCTCTTCCGGCGAAGTCGTCCCCGCCATCAAGCGGCTACCCAGACAACCGATCCCGAAACGCGTCGGCTCCTCCGAAGTGAACATGATCAGCTCGATCCCCCGCTTCGGCACGTGCCCCGCTTCCTTCAACTGACGCATCGCCTCCAGGCCACCCAGCACACCCACCACGCCGTCATACTTCCCTGCATTCGGGATCGCATCCGTATGCGATCCGGTCGCAACTGCAGGCAGACAGGGCTCGCTGCCTTCCCAGCACACGAAAAGATTCCCCACCGGATCCTTCCGCACGCGGAAGCCCGCGTCCTTCGCCCGCGCCGTCAACCACTCGCGGGCCCTCAAATCCTCCGCCGAGAAAAGCACCCGCGTCACCGCCGGCGCAGGATGCGCGGAGATCGCGGCAAGCTCCTCGATCTCACGATCGAGCCGGCTAAGGGAGACGGTGGACATCCTTGTAGTAGAGATAGCTGGCAGGCTCGTCCCCCATTGCGACGAACCACTGCGGGCAATACGGCGCCATCCAGATCGCATCACCCTCCTTCACGGGAAAATACTGCTCGTCCAGCCGGTAAACGCCCTGCCCGGAAAGCATCAGCAGACCGTGTTCCATCACGTGCGTCTCCACAAAGGGCAGCGTCGCTCCGGGCTGATACGTGAAAATATTCATCGCCAGGTCATAGCGCGAATCGATCGGCAGCAGCGTCTGCAGCATCGCCTTCTCATTGCCGAGAAATGGCTCGGCCGGAATGTCCGCGATATGCCCGTGCACCGCCGGTGGCGCCTCGATGTTGTCCACCGGCTCGAACATCTTGCGAAAGATCGTCAGACGCGTGCCTTCCGTGCCATGCAGCGCCAGCACGTTCTCGGACGGCACGAAAAGGAAGCCACCATCCGCCAGCGTCACATCGCCATCATCCCACACTGCGCGCACATCTCCCGCCTCCACGTAGATCGCGTGCTCATGCTCATCTGCGGGAAACCACGCCGTGCCACCTTCCGCCTCATAGACCACCAGCATCTGGCTCATCTCCGCCCCCATCGCCGGGGAAATCAGGACGTAAGCCGTCGCACCCTCCCAACCGGGAAAGGCACTCGGCACGTGGCCGTCCGGAGTGATCAAGGCATGGCGGAGGGCGACGCGGGTGCGGGTATTGCCGAAAAGCGGAGTCATGTGTCGGGTGTCAAAAGCTGGCCGTGCGTCGCGGGGGATACCGGGTTCCCCCGGAGCCAGGTGGCCTCCACCCGCCACGCGCTGCGCATCCCCACATACGGGGAAATCGGATGACGGGCCAGCAGGTCTTTTTCCTCGATCACATGAGGGTCCAGCCTCAGCAGGCAAAAGTCCGCATCCAGCCCCGGAGCGATCGCACCCTTCCGCGAGGAAAGCCCGAAGC
This portion of the Luteolibacter luteus genome encodes:
- a CDS encoding sulfatase family protein, with protein sequence MLLRLRLSNLLPLLLFVTGLTPARSANRPNVLWITSEDNAAHWLGCYGNKDASTPRLDALAADGLKFTRAYSNAPVCAVARSTILNGAYAVTQGTQHMRSRPKIPASFRPYVSYLREQGYYCTNNAKTDYNFKGKDAAIWDACSGKAHYKDRPEGKPFMAVFNLTLTHESNLFPATVRKNRQNGTIPEKTRLDPAALTLPPHQPDLPEFRSDTAIYHDCLSAMDRRVGELLDELKANGLAEDTIVFYYSDHGGAMARGKRYLQDTGTRVPLIVHFPAKWQHLSPFKPGSEVPELVSFVDFAPTLLSLCGIETPVQMQGRAFLGAHRAPAKPEVFLFGDRFDGTPGMRRAITDGRYKYIRCFTPDLPGAPYSSYALGQPSWKAWQKAWQDGKLEGDFKKIWEPGQPVEQLFDTQSDPWEIKNLADQPEHGERLATLRGRLKALMIETRDTSVIPETLWPELIKDGTIFDFVRAPGFDHRKLVELAFEATTPAQNLSPGMTAALESGSPAERHWAETAKHLQKADP
- a CDS encoding peroxiredoxin, which gives rise to MNPLRALSAVAGLLALPFAAMAAEPIDTGASIPVITAKDQDGSDVKLAEAGKDGFTLVYFYPKADTPGCTKQACSLRDSYEKLTEQKVKVYGVSMDTVEAQKAFKEKYKLPFTLLSDKEGKVADAFGVPHVGGVAKRQAFLFKEGKLVWRDLTASTDEQAADVLKELEK
- a CDS encoding MBL fold metallo-hydrolase produces the protein MLFRSLCRHAEIGANSYLLDTGNARVVLDAGLHPKHDGLEGIPRYDLLEEGSVDSVVVTHAHLDHIGSLPVLLRRQPQAKAFFSPAAAELATAMLHNSVNVMQAKRTELGITEYPLFTHRDIDEIERSFETRNLERPFDLDPEGHIRATFHDAGHVLGSTGITMQCNGHRVMYTGDVNFEDSTLIKGAIFPEEHVDALIIETTRGDSARRPDYTREDEEARLAEAIARTLDRRGSVLIPVFAMGKTQEILTMLHRFKKRGLISRKTPIYIGGLSTKMTVIYDKFAKGRTRRSDESFRILEDMELEAGTRKRKGPMPLQPGAIYCLSSGMMSENTVSNEFARAGFLENAKNSLFFVGYADPDSPAGQIRAGAQGEKILLDPKHPAVPRRCEMEVFDFSGHATRETLLEYIMKVRPKKAFLVHGDPKASAWFAAQLREKLPSTEAIIPEPGKDYEIG
- the uraD gene encoding 2-oxo-4-hydroxy-4-carboxy-5-ureidoimidazoline decarboxylase, whose amino-acid sequence is MDRLSTADLNAMEKDGFVASLGAIYEHSEWVAWKVAEQRPFQDRAAIASAMRMAVETGTDEEKLALIRAHPDLAGKLARAGQLSESSTREQAGLGLDRLSDEEYERFSNLNDRYRERFGFPFVICVRMADRSGILSAFEQRLGNQVNAEISEALRQIHQIAKLRLADLIGE
- the pucL gene encoding factor-independent urate hydroxylase is translated as MATLESNRYGKFRVRVMKVIRHDETHHDVCEIEADVLLQGELDGSYLSEDNRSIIPTDTVKNTVHFLAHDQLGTCRTSFAQVIGKHFLETYPHLAGAEIELRERKWDRLSIDGTPHPHAFAHSANGEFFSRGSFSRGQAPVLSSGIRGHLIMKTTQSGFEGYNICEFTTLPPTSDRVFATRLGAEWSFDSTATDYCSADAAILTAAHEVFANTYSPSVQRTLFEIGELALARVPHISRIELKMPNVHFLSLDLTKLSRPNQNAVLLPTDEPHGEIEAVITR
- the xdhC gene encoding xanthine dehydrogenase accessory protein XdhC; translation: MNPWQEITRCMEIGTELVVVTVAAARGSVPGETGAKMLVSREGLLSGTVGGGRIEARALEEAGQLLDSSEATRLHCWNLQQDIGMTCGGEMTLLFERIAAKPPWHIAIFGAGHIVQALVPVLASLSCQIDVVDTRRDWLQRLPSSANITTHHLATFEAGASLLNECSFVLSITKGHGSDVPVLREVLTLFPGIPFLGVIGSASKRAALLRDLREAGINESLLEKITCPLGLPIGDNDPHEIAISVAAQLLERRDRR